A stretch of Camelina sativa cultivar DH55 chromosome 18, Cs, whole genome shotgun sequence DNA encodes these proteins:
- the LOC104762644 gene encoding CLAVATA3/ESR (CLE)-related protein 21-like: MLILSSRYAMKRDVVIIVITILVLIIFSRSSSIQAGRFSGTRRNDSYLSVARSQQYYKNHHEFVVIKGMSNFNKFRRRSSKVRRKIDGGDEEDQEEKRSIPTGPNPLHNK, translated from the coding sequence atgttaaTATTGTCTTCACGATATGCAATGAAACGAGATGTTGTAATCATTGTAATTACAATcttagttttaattattttctcgCGTTCAAGTTCGATCCAAGCTGGAAGATTCAGCGGTACAAGAAGAAATGATAGTTATTTGAGCGTTGCTCGATCACAACAATATTACAAGAATCATCACGAGTTTGTTGTGATCAAGGGAATgtcaaattttaataagttcAGACGAAGATCGTCTAAAGTTCGGAGAAAGATTGATGGCGGCGAcgaggaagatcaagaagagaaaCGATCTATCCCCACGGGTCCGAATCCTTTGCACAACAAGTAG
- the LOC104762646 gene encoding probable WRKY transcription factor 51, with protein sequence MDISQNPSFTCFSDENFINPFMDNNDFSNLMFFDVDEGGNNGLIDEEISSPTSIISSETFTGESGGSGSATTLIKKESTKNRGSKESETKEMGHRVAFRTRSKIDVMDDGFKWRKYGKKSVKNNINKRNYYKCSSEGCSVKKRVERDSEDAAYVITTYDGVHNHESPSHVYYNEMVLSYDHDNWNQHSLLQC encoded by the exons atggatatCTCTCAAAACCCTAGCTTCACATGCTTCTCCGATGAAAACTTTATTAATCCTTTCATGGACAACAATGATTTCTCGAATTTGATGTTCTTCGACGTCGATGAAGGAGGCAACAATGGATTAATCGATGAGGAGATTTCATCTCCGACAAGCATCATTTCGTCGGAGACATTTACCGGTGAAAGCGGCGGTTCCGGCAGCGCAACAACGTTGATTAAAAAGGAATCAAC aaaaaataGGGGAAGTAAAGAGAGTGAGACGAAGGAGATGGGTCATCGAGTTGCATTTAGAACGAGATCGAAGATTGATGTGATGGATGATGGTTTTAAATGGAGGAAGTATGGGAAGAAATCTGTCAAAAACAACATTAACAAGAG gaattaCTACAAATGCTCAAGTGAAGGTTGCTCGGTGAAGAAGAGGGTGGAGAGAGATAGTGAAGATGCAGCTTATGTAATCACAACATACGACGGAGTCCATAATCATGAGAGTCCATCTCACGTCTATTACAACGAGATGGTTTTGTCTTATGATCATGACAATTGGAACCaacactctcttcttcaatGTTAA
- the LOC104762645 gene encoding uncharacterized GTP-binding protein At5g64813-like, which translates to MKFWRERERENKEQILAPLCGQVRVLVVGDSGVGKTSLVHLINKGSSIVRPSQTIGCAVGVKHITYGSPASSSSSSQGDAERDFFVELWDVSGHERYKDCRSLFYSQINGVIFVHDLSQRRTKTSLQKWASEVAATGTFSAPLPSGGPGGLPVPYIVVGNKADIAAKEGTKGSSGNLVDAARHWVEKQGLLPSSSEDLPLFESFPGNGGLIAAAKETRYDKEALNKFFRMLIRRRYFSDEQPAASPWSLSPVPTSSSQRLDEITSDDDQFYKRTSLHGDPYKYNNNTLPPLPAQRNLTPPPTLYPQQPVSTPDNYAIPRFSLSSVQETNNNGSARSKRMDINV; encoded by the exons atgaagtTTTGGAGGGAACGTGAAAGGGAAAATAAGGAGCAGATCTTAGCTCCATTATGTGGCCAAGTTCGAGTATTGGTTGTTGGTGACTCAG GTGTTGGAAAAACATCACTCGTACACCTCATCAACAAAGGTTCTTCTATTGTTCGCCCATCTCAAACGATTGGATGCGCTGTTGGTGTCAAG CACATAACGTACGGGAGTCCAGCTAGTTCTTCAAGTAGCTCTCAAGGTGACGCAGAGAGAGATTTCTTTGTTGAACTCTGGGATGTATCAGGGCATGAGAGATACAAAGATTGCCGTTCATTATTCTATTCACAAATCAATG GAGTTATTTTTGTCCATGATCTCTctcaaagaagaacaaaaacaagctTGCAGAAATGGGCGTCTGAGGTTGCAGCTACTGGAACATTTTCAGCTCCTCTTCCCTCAGGAGGTCCTGGTGGTCTTCCTGTTCCTTACATTGTTGTTGGCAACAAAGCAGATATAGCTGCAAAAGAAGGAACAAAAGGAAGCAGTGGAAATCTTGTTGATGCAGCTCGTCATTGGGTTGAGAAGCAAGGTTTGCTTCCTTCTTCAAGTGAGGATCTTCCTCTCTTTGAAAGCTTTCCTGGTAATGGCGGTCTCATAGCG GCTGCCAAAGAAACCAGATACGATAAGGAAGCTTTGAACAAGTTTTTCCGGATG ttgataagaagaagatatttcTCAGACGAACAACCAGCAGCTTCACCGTGGTCTCTTTCGCCGGTTCCAACCTCATCATCCCAACGGTTAGACGAGATCACAAGTGATGACGATCAATTTTACAAGAGAACAAG TTTACATGGAGATCCTTACaagtacaacaacaacactttACCGCCACTTCCAGCACAACGCAACCTAACTCCGCCTCCTACACTCTACCCGCAGCAACCAGTGTCTACTCCTGATAACTACGCCATCCCGAGATTCTCTCTTTCCAGTgtacaagaaacaaacaacaatggTAGTGCAAGATCTAAGCGAATGGATATAAACGTCTGA
- the LOC104762648 gene encoding uncharacterized protein At5g64816-like: MVEVWWSLIGAAVPALVAGQAWRIKKRRGDEERIKSARGREKSSDEIFVCERVCTSKRMLKKVGAFSKDPIPDTCVTVCGVSELDACSDACARTVCVNQHQVANWNDICLRRCQSECLKLSSSSSSSSRFS, translated from the coding sequence atggTGGAGGTGTGGTGGTCACTGATAGGAGCAGCAGTACCTGCACTAGTTGCAGGTCAAGCATGGAGGATAAAGAAGAGACGTGGAGATGAAGAGAGGATTAAGAGTGctagaggaagagagaagagctCTGATGAAATCTTTGTCTGTGAAAGAGTTTGCACTTCTAAAAGAATGCTCAAGAAAGTTGGCGCTTTCTCTAAAGATCCCATTCCCGACACTTGTGTTACTGTCTGCGGCGTATCTGAGCTTGACGCTTGCTCTGATGCTTGCGCTCGAACTGTTTGCGTTAACCAGCATCAAGTTGCGAATTGGAATGACATTTGTCTTAGAAGATGTCAAAGTGAATGTCTtaagctctcttcttcttcttcttcttcttctcgtttttCTTGA
- the LOC104762647 gene encoding uncharacterized protein LOC104762647, producing MNESRRNIFGFSFFFIIIIIIILILRVSADGEESDGAATKEENPSLIKIICGIFGKKFPPSSWELVQGAMQKIQMKLYPPNLDFRSNSDKSKREDEDKGEKVKEAATRTLEVSKEAIEESAKIAGDVVGEVVQKTAEKVTKHTSRDEM from the exons ATGaatgaatcaagaagaaatatattcggtttctcattcttcttcatcatcatcatcataataatcTTGATCTTAAGGGTTTCTGCGGATGGAGAAGAAAGCGATGGTGCTGCAACGAAAGAAGAGAATCCGTCACTAATAAAGATCATATGTGGGATTTTTGGCAAGAAATTTCCTCCGAGTTCTTGGGAATTGGTTCAAGGTGCGATGCAGAAGATCCAGATGAAGCTTTACCCTCCAAATCTAGa CTTCAGAAGCAACAGTGACAAAAGCAAGAGAGAGGATGAAGATAAAGgagagaaagtgaaagaagCAGCAACTAGGACCCTGGAAGTAAGCAAAGAAGCCATTGAAGAGTCTGCAAAAATAGCAGGAGATGTTGTAGGTGAAGTAGTTCAGAAAACAGCTGAGAAAGTTACAAAACATACCTCACGTGATGAGATGTAA
- the LOC104762649 gene encoding probable 20S rRNA accumulation protein 4, with protein MVGTLLGLPGQWAEEELESSDHYTTKIGGVPDWPPIPDDALRPELLNCCSCGSKLSLVSQVYAPISTEISDIQERTLYIFGCLMPKCGTSEQSWRAFSIHKAIKEKESSELADLPVVASPQDSASKTHWLDDDDDDEDFDFESLSKAIAEASTTVASNSKKQKSSGTKAKPSPSKPETRVAHHIKLETGPVVPCFYIYTKEEIPAKEVDRFSMNYSSLSIKDRENGNNAEDESEEAWEDEKYEYDKALNADRTYLKFKKRLDANPEQCFRYSYGSKPILATEDLKSPDKCRNCNSPRHFEMQLMSPLLYFLHEGVVDKVLKQSLDNWDWMTLIVYTCSENCTNAVNCDWVVAEECIAVQYEKPMNLDHASFFK; from the exons ATGGTCGGAACTCTTTTGGGGTTACCAGGGCAATGGGCAGAAGAGGAGCTTGAGTCTTCTGATCACTACACAACAAAAATAGGCGGTGTTCCG GATTGGCCGCCAATACCCGATGATGCACTGAGACCAGAGCTACTCAATTGCTGTTCATGTGGAAGCAAACTTTCTCTCGTCTCTCAG GTGTATGCCCCGATCTCAACTGAAATTTCAGACATCCAAGAGCGTACGCTCTATATATTTGGTTGCTTAATGCCTAAATGTGGAACTTCTGAACaaag CTGGAGAGCTTTTAGCATTCATAAAGCTATCAAAGAGAAAGAATCAAGTGAGTTAGCAGATTTGCCTGTTGTTGCCTCACCACAAGATTCAGCTTCTAAAACTCATTGGTtagacgacgacgatgatgatgaagattttgaTTTCGAGAGTTTATCTAAGGCGATCGCAGAGGCTTCTACTACTGTTGCTTCCAATTCGAAGAAACAGAAGAGTTCAGGGACTAAAGCAAAGCCTTCACCttcaaaacctgaaacaagaGTTGCGCATCATATCAAACTTGAGACTGGTCCGGTGGTTCCGTGCTTTTACATTTATACAAAAGAAGAGATCCCTGCAAAAGAAGTCGATCGTTTCTCGATGAATTATTCATCTCTGTCTATTAAGGATAGAGAAAACGGCAACAATGCTGAGGATGAATCTGAGGAAGCGTGGGAGGATGAGAAATATGAATATGACAAAGCTCTCAATGCAGATAGGACTTACCTTAAGTTCAAAAAACGGCTAGATGCAAACCCGGAACAATGTTTCAG GTACTCGTATGGCAGTAAGCCGATATTGGCCACTGAAGACCTGAAATCTCCTGATAAATGCAGGAATTGCAACTCTCCAAGGCACTTTGAGATGCAACTCATGTCTCCACTACTATATTTTTTACATGAAGGTGTTGTTGATAAAGTGCTTAAGCAATCATTGGATAACTGGGATTGGATGACACTTATTGTCTACACTTGTTCCGAG AACTGCACAAATGCTGTGAATTGTGATTGGGTTGTTGCGGAGGAGTGCATAGCAGTACAGTATGAGAAACCGATGAATCTCGATCATGCTAGCTTCTTCAAATGA
- the LOC104762650 gene encoding ABC transporter F family member 5 isoform X2 gives MGFTTNLHSLDLRSTFFTGLRPCPSPKTPSNFIKVSSFSKIPTIIRAQVSTISLVTSVKDRQDEIESLFSKQTTEHDSDRKRNGKNSKNGASGISSGVKLENIRKTYKGVTVLKDVTWEVKKGEKVGLVGVNGAGKTTQLRIITGQEEPDSGNVIKAKPNMKVAFLSQEFEVSMSKTVREEFMSAFKEEMEITDKLEKVQKAIEESVDDLDLMGRLLDEFDLLQRRAQAVNLDSVDAKISKLMPELGFAAEDADRLVASFSGGWQMRMSLGKILLQDPDLLLLDEPTNHLDLDTIEWLEGYLQKQEVPMVIISHDRAFLDQLCTKIVETEMGVSRTFEGNYSQYVISKAEWIETQNAAWEKQQKEIDSTKDLIARLGAGARSGRASTAEKKLEKLQEQELIEKPFQRKQMKIRFPERGTSGRSVVNVKNIDFGFEDKMLFKKANLAIERGEKIAIIGPNGCGKSTLLKLIMGLEKPMKGEVILGEHNVLPNYFEQNQAEVLDLDKTVLETVCEAAEDWRSDDIKGLLGRCNFKADMLDRKVSLLSGGEKARLAFCKFMVTPSTLLVLDEPTNHLDIPSKEMLEEAINEYQGTVIAVSHDRYFIKQIVNRVIEVEDGCLEDYAGDYNYYLEKNLDARAKELEREAELEEKAPKVKAKSKMSKAEKEARKKQKMQAFQQAKQKSKASKNSKRWN, from the exons ATGGGTTTCACAACGAATCTCCATAGCCTCGACCTCCGTTCAACTTTCTTCACGGGTCTCCGTCCTTGTCCATCCCCAAAAACCCCATCCAATTTCATCAAAGTCTCTTCCTTTTCAAAAATCCCCACCATCATCAGAGCCCAAGTCTCCACCATCAGCCTCGTGACCTCCGTTAAAGACCGTCAAGACGAAATCGAGTCCCTTTTCTCCAAGCAGACCACCGAACACGACTCCGATCGGAAACGCAACGGCAAGAATTCGAAAAACGGAGCTTCTGGGATCTCTTCAG GTGTCAAGCTCGAGAACATTAGGAAGACCTACAAAGGCGTGACGGTGCTTAAAGATGTCACCTGGGAAgttaaaaagggggaaaaagtAGGGTTGGTTGGTGTCAACGGAGCTGGGAAGACGACTCAGCTTAGGATTATCACTGGTCAAGAGGAGCCTGATTCGGGTAACGTTATCAAGGCCAAACCCAATATGAAAGTAGCTTTCTTGAGCCAGGAGTTCGAGGTTTCCATGAGCAAGACGGTTAGGGAAGAGTTCATGAGTGCTTTCAAGGAAGAGATGGAGATTACTGACAAGCTTGAGAAAGTTCAGAAGGCTATCGAAGAGTCTGTTGATGATTTGGACCTTATGGGAAGGTTATTAGATGAATTCGATTTGTTGCAGAGACGTGCTCAGGCTGTGAATCTAGATTCCGTTGATGCTAAGATTAGTAAGCTGATGCCTGAGTTAGGCTTTGCTGCTGAGGATGCAGATAGGCTTGTGGCTTCTTTTAGTGGTGGATGGCAAATGAGAATGTCTCTTGGAAAGATTTTGCTTCAG GATCCAGATTTGCTGCTACTTGATGAGCCGACTAACCATTTGGATCTTGATACTATCGAGTGGCTTGAAGGTTATTTGCAAAAGCAGGAAGTGCCTATGGTTATTATTTCACATGACAGAGCCTTTCTTGATCAGTTGTGTACCAAAATTGTGGAAACTGAGATGGGTGTGTCCAGGACATTCGAGGGTAATTACTCTCAGTATGTAATCTCAAAGGCAGAGTGGATCGAAACTCAGAATGCTGCTTGGGAAAAGCAGCAGAAAGAGATCGATTCAACAAAGGACTTGATTGCAAGGCTTGGTGCGGGTGCCAGATCTGGCCGTGCTTCTACTGCAGAAAAG AAACTAGAGAAGCTTCAAGAACAGGAGCTAATAGAGAAGCCATTTCAGCGGAAGCAGATGAAAATCAGGTTTCCAGAGCGTGGAACAAGTGGAAGATCGGTAGTCAATgttaaaaacattgattttggTTTCGAGGATAAG ATGCTATTTAAGAAGGCTAATCTAGCAAtagaaagaggagagaaaatCGCTATTATTGGCCCGAATGGGTGTGGGAAAAGTACGTTATTGAAGCTTATTATGGGTTTAGAGAAGCCTATGAAAGGTGAAGTTATTCTTGGAGAGCACAATGTACTGCCAAACTACTTTGAACAGAATCAG GCTGAGGtccttgatttggataaaaCAGTGCTTGAAACAGTTTGTGAAGCTGCAGAAGACTGGAGAAGTGATGATATAAAAGGTCTTCTCGGACGCTGCAACTTCAAAGCAGACATGCTGGATCGAAAGGTCTCTCTTTTAAGCGGTGGTGAGAAAGCGCGTCTCGCTTTCTGCAAATTCATGGTGACGCCATCAACTTTACTCGTTTTGGACGAACCAACCAATCACTTAGACATTCCTTCAAAAGAAATGCTCGAG GAAGCGATAAACGAGTACCAAGGCACAGTCATCGCGGTCTCTCACGATCGATACTTCATTAAACAAATCGTTAACAGAGTCATAGAAGTCGAAGATGGTTGTTTAGAAGATTATGCAGGCGACTACAAT TATTACTTGGAGAAGAATCTTGATGCTAGAGCAAAGGAGCTGGAGAGAGAAGCAGAGCTAGAAGAGAAAGCTCCAAAAGTGAAGGCAAAGTCAAAGATGTCAAAAGCTGAGAAAGAAGCaaggaagaaacagaagatgcAAGCGTTCCAACAGGCAAAACAGAAGTCAAAAGCTAGCAAGAACTCCAAGAGATGGAACTGA
- the LOC104762650 gene encoding ABC transporter F family member 5 isoform X1 — protein sequence MGFTTNLHSLDLRSTFFTGLRPCPSPKTPSNFIKVSSFSKIPTIIRAQVSTISLVTSVKDRQDEIESLFSKQTTEHDSDRKRNGKNSKNGASGISSGVKLENIRKTYKGVTVLKDVTWEVKKGEKVGLVGVNGAGKTTQLRIITGQEEPDSGNVIKAKPNMKVAFLSQEFEVSMSKTVREEFMSAFKEEMEITDKLEKVQKAIEESVDDLDLMGRLLDEFDLLQRRAQAVNLDSVDAKISKLMPELGFAAEDADRLVASFSGGWQMRMSLGKILLQDPDLLLLDEPTNHLDLDTIEWLEGYLQKQEVPMVIISHDRAFLDQLCTKIVETEMGVSRTFEGNYSQYVISKAEWIETQNAAWEKQQKEIDSTKDLIARLGAGARSGRASTAEKKLEKLQEQELIEKPFQRKQMKIRFPERGTSGRSVVNVKNIDFGFEDKMLFKKANLAIERGEKIAIIGPNGCGKSTLLKLIMGLEKPMKGEVILGEHNVLPNYFEQNQAEVLDLDKTVLETVCEAAEDWRSDDIKGLLGRCNFKADMLDRKVSLLSGGEKARLAFCKFMVTPSTLLVLDEPTNHLDIPSKEMLEEAINEYQGTVIAVSHDRYFIKQIVNRVIEVEDGCLEDYAGDYNYYLEKNLDARAKELEREAELEEKAPKVKAKSKMSKAEKEARKKQKMQAFQQAKQKSKASKNSKRWN from the exons ATGGGTTTCACAACGAATCTCCATAGCCTCGACCTCCGTTCAACTTTCTTCACGG GTCTCCGTCCTTGTCCATCCCCAAAAACCCCATCCAATTTCATCAAAGTCTCTTCCTTTTCAAAAATCCCCACCATCATCAGAGCCCAAGTCTCCACCATCAGCCTCGTGACCTCCGTTAAAGACCGTCAAGACGAAATCGAGTCCCTTTTCTCCAAGCAGACCACCGAACACGACTCCGATCGGAAACGCAACGGCAAGAATTCGAAAAACGGAGCTTCTGGGATCTCTTCAGGTGTCAAGCTCGAGAACATTAGGAAGACCTACAAAGGCGTGACGGTGCTTAAAGATGTCACCTGGGAAgttaaaaagggggaaaaagtAGGGTTGGTTGGTGTCAACGGAGCTGGGAAGACGACTCAGCTTAGGATTATCACTGGTCAAGAGGAGCCTGATTCGGGTAACGTTATCAAGGCCAAACCCAATATGAAAGTAGCTTTCTTGAGCCAGGAGTTCGAGGTTTCCATGAGCAAGACGGTTAGGGAAGAGTTCATGAGTGCTTTCAAGGAAGAGATGGAGATTACTGACAAGCTTGAGAAAGTTCAGAAGGCTATCGAAGAGTCTGTTGATGATTTGGACCTTATGGGAAGGTTATTAGATGAATTCGATTTGTTGCAGAGACGTGCTCAGGCTGTGAATCTAGATTCCGTTGATGCTAAGATTAGTAAGCTGATGCCTGAGTTAGGCTTTGCTGCTGAGGATGCAGATAGGCTTGTGGCTTCTTTTAGTGGTGGATGGCAAATGAGAATGTCTCTTGGAAAGATTTTGCTTCAG GATCCAGATTTGCTGCTACTTGATGAGCCGACTAACCATTTGGATCTTGATACTATCGAGTGGCTTGAAGGTTATTTGCAAAAGCAGGAAGTGCCTATGGTTATTATTTCACATGACAGAGCCTTTCTTGATCAGTTGTGTACCAAAATTGTGGAAACTGAGATGGGTGTGTCCAGGACATTCGAGGGTAATTACTCTCAGTATGTAATCTCAAAGGCAGAGTGGATCGAAACTCAGAATGCTGCTTGGGAAAAGCAGCAGAAAGAGATCGATTCAACAAAGGACTTGATTGCAAGGCTTGGTGCGGGTGCCAGATCTGGCCGTGCTTCTACTGCAGAAAAG AAACTAGAGAAGCTTCAAGAACAGGAGCTAATAGAGAAGCCATTTCAGCGGAAGCAGATGAAAATCAGGTTTCCAGAGCGTGGAACAAGTGGAAGATCGGTAGTCAATgttaaaaacattgattttggTTTCGAGGATAAG ATGCTATTTAAGAAGGCTAATCTAGCAAtagaaagaggagagaaaatCGCTATTATTGGCCCGAATGGGTGTGGGAAAAGTACGTTATTGAAGCTTATTATGGGTTTAGAGAAGCCTATGAAAGGTGAAGTTATTCTTGGAGAGCACAATGTACTGCCAAACTACTTTGAACAGAATCAG GCTGAGGtccttgatttggataaaaCAGTGCTTGAAACAGTTTGTGAAGCTGCAGAAGACTGGAGAAGTGATGATATAAAAGGTCTTCTCGGACGCTGCAACTTCAAAGCAGACATGCTGGATCGAAAGGTCTCTCTTTTAAGCGGTGGTGAGAAAGCGCGTCTCGCTTTCTGCAAATTCATGGTGACGCCATCAACTTTACTCGTTTTGGACGAACCAACCAATCACTTAGACATTCCTTCAAAAGAAATGCTCGAG GAAGCGATAAACGAGTACCAAGGCACAGTCATCGCGGTCTCTCACGATCGATACTTCATTAAACAAATCGTTAACAGAGTCATAGAAGTCGAAGATGGTTGTTTAGAAGATTATGCAGGCGACTACAAT TATTACTTGGAGAAGAATCTTGATGCTAGAGCAAAGGAGCTGGAGAGAGAAGCAGAGCTAGAAGAGAAAGCTCCAAAAGTGAAGGCAAAGTCAAAGATGTCAAAAGCTGAGAAAGAAGCaaggaagaaacagaagatgcAAGCGTTCCAACAGGCAAAACAGAAGTCAAAAGCTAGCAAGAACTCCAAGAGATGGAACTGA
- the LOC104762651 gene encoding uncharacterized protein LOC104762651, translating into MEDRKENKNSPWLSVPQFGDWDQKGGPIPDYSMDFSKIREMRKLNKRDASRASLGNDEELINPFHNQPPFETTKPSKKLTTVHSDNDNNNNHNVFSHQRPHSPSTRRGIFSCFNCCVKA; encoded by the exons ATGGAAGATCGAAAAGAG AACAAGAACTCGCCATGGTTATCAGTACCACAGTTTGGGGATTGGGATCAAAAAGGAGGACCAATTCCTGATTACTCGATGGATTTCTCAAAGATCAGGGAGATGAGGAAACTCAACAAGAGAGATGCTTCTCGAGCCAGTCTTGGCAATGATGAAGAACTCATTAACCCTTTTCATAATCAACCCCCTTTTGAAACTACCAAGCCTTCTAAGAAGCTTACCACCGTTCACAGtgacaacgacaacaacaacaaccacaatgtCTTCTCTCACCAACGCCCACATTCTCCTTCT ACGAGGAGAGGAATCTTCAGCTGCTTCAACTGCTGCGTTAAAGCTTAA